A single Microbacterium protaetiae DNA region contains:
- a CDS encoding phosphotriesterase translates to MTRVNTVLGPIAVEELGFTSIHEHIGYGMPGSELDTRWWKDPEVRYSETVPKLRAYRENGGNTYVDATGICNGRDVDYYKSLSDKTGVNIIACTGFVGGDTALKHFADAAVEYLAEQFIHELTVGIGRTGGKAGIIKVGVSRGFKMTPLDLKIYRAAARAALATGVPIITHLAIDSQPAIDIFHEEGLPLSRVLFGHADDGVSQGKVDEEGILSAGGRIGFDTFGYDLELPDPPFWGRHRDERFQHLMRFLRAGRVDQVLVAADANCSPLGWPGVKGHTINYLFEQLIPDLRQDGIDEATIHRLFVTNPADFFTPSKEK, encoded by the coding sequence ATGACCCGCGTGAACACTGTTCTGGGACCGATTGCCGTCGAAGAGCTCGGCTTCACATCCATTCATGAGCACATCGGTTACGGGATGCCCGGAAGCGAACTGGACACTCGCTGGTGGAAGGACCCCGAGGTCCGCTACAGCGAGACCGTGCCGAAGCTGCGCGCGTACCGCGAGAACGGCGGGAACACCTACGTCGACGCGACCGGCATCTGCAACGGCCGCGACGTCGACTACTACAAGTCCCTCTCGGACAAGACCGGCGTCAACATCATCGCCTGCACCGGGTTCGTCGGCGGCGACACGGCACTCAAGCACTTCGCGGATGCCGCCGTCGAGTACCTCGCCGAGCAGTTCATCCACGAGCTCACAGTGGGCATCGGACGCACCGGAGGCAAGGCCGGCATCATCAAGGTCGGCGTCAGCCGCGGCTTCAAGATGACGCCGCTCGACCTGAAGATCTACCGCGCCGCCGCCCGCGCCGCCCTCGCCACGGGTGTGCCGATCATCACCCACCTGGCGATCGACTCGCAGCCGGCGATCGACATCTTCCACGAAGAGGGGCTGCCGCTGAGCCGTGTGCTCTTCGGTCACGCGGACGACGGCGTGAGCCAAGGCAAGGTCGATGAAGAAGGCATTCTCTCTGCGGGAGGACGGATAGGGTTCGACACCTTCGGCTACGACCTCGAGTTGCCCGACCCGCCGTTCTGGGGGAGGCATCGCGACGAGCGGTTCCAGCACCTCATGCGCTTCCTGCGCGCGGGGCGGGTGGACCAGGTGCTGGTCGCGGCGGATGCCAACTGCAGCCCGCTGGGCTGGCCGGGGGTGAAGGGGCACACGATCAACTACCTCTTCGAGCAGCTGATCCCCGATCTGAGACAAGACGGCATCGACGAGGCGACCATTCACCGGTTGTTCGTCACCAACCCCGCCGATTTCTTCACCCCGAGCAAGGAGAAGTGA
- a CDS encoding FAD-dependent oxidoreductase, whose product MELNGITVAVIGAGYAGASTAKALSLLGADVTVYEQAQQAGEVGAGIGLRPSSMGAFREWGIDAAIEAVSSPSWGLQILTPQNELIHREEWPEKDDFGTTTHFIHRRDFIDALLSVLPAGMVKFGYRMTGIVDHGDTATVSFENGESVTADLVIGADGISSRVRRALFSDKPPVFAHEHAYRAVFDLDLIPGVYDDDNDFHIYFDAPTNRHLYLVPLKHRGQVSFDITVPSDDATWSPTVTREQIVASLQGFDPRFEAITASIDLTTVNCRSAHDIDPVDSWHTRSVALVGDAAHAMLHHQGQGANSAVIDAKGIADALRDADSIAAGLALYQERRKPITDEYQRISRAGWDADGLDDGFPGQHGTTAPKAAATAEV is encoded by the coding sequence ATGGAACTGAACGGCATCACCGTCGCTGTCATCGGAGCCGGCTATGCCGGGGCATCCACCGCCAAGGCACTGAGCCTGCTCGGTGCAGACGTCACGGTGTACGAGCAGGCGCAGCAGGCCGGAGAGGTCGGCGCCGGCATCGGCCTGCGGCCCTCCTCGATGGGAGCGTTCCGTGAATGGGGCATCGACGCGGCGATCGAGGCTGTCAGCTCGCCGAGCTGGGGCCTGCAGATCCTCACCCCGCAGAACGAACTCATTCACCGTGAGGAGTGGCCCGAGAAGGACGACTTCGGCACCACCACGCACTTCATCCACCGCCGTGACTTCATCGACGCGCTGCTGAGCGTGCTGCCGGCGGGCATGGTGAAGTTCGGATACCGGATGACGGGGATCGTCGACCACGGCGACACCGCCACGGTCAGCTTTGAGAACGGCGAGTCCGTCACGGCCGACCTCGTCATCGGAGCGGACGGCATCAGCTCGCGGGTACGCCGTGCTCTGTTCAGCGACAAGCCGCCGGTGTTCGCACACGAGCACGCGTATCGTGCCGTGTTCGACCTCGACCTGATCCCGGGCGTCTACGACGACGACAACGACTTCCACATCTACTTCGATGCCCCGACGAACCGTCACCTGTACCTTGTTCCTCTCAAGCACCGAGGTCAGGTCTCGTTCGACATCACCGTGCCCTCCGATGACGCCACCTGGTCGCCGACGGTCACCCGGGAGCAGATCGTCGCCTCGCTGCAGGGGTTCGACCCGAGGTTCGAGGCGATCACCGCATCGATCGACCTGACGACGGTCAACTGCCGCTCGGCGCACGACATCGACCCCGTTGATTCCTGGCACACACGATCGGTCGCCCTGGTCGGTGACGCCGCGCACGCGATGCTGCATCACCAGGGGCAGGGCGCGAATTCTGCGGTCATCGATGCGAAGGGCATCGCCGATGCGCTACGGGATGCCGACTCGATCGCTGCGGGCCTCGCGCTCTACCAGGAGCGGCGCAAACCGATCACCGACGAATACCAGCGCATCTCGCGTGCGGGATGGGATGCCGACGGGCTCGACGACGGCTTTCCCGGACAGCACGGCACGACGGCGCCCAAGGCCGCGGCAACGGCGGAGGTCTGA
- a CDS encoding alpha/beta hydrolase produces the protein MPLHPEIARFVATLPHEDPDPLDPVAMRADEEAHVPPIQERHPVRHVTDLIAPTLAGEVPVRIYNDTDADVGGVIVYFHGGAFFLGSLNTHDHVARQLATASGLRVISVGYRLAPEHAFPAALDDSVGVVEWIIEQGAAVGWDGGTLAVVGDSAGGTIATVVAALLHDRGVDAITHQVLFYPSLDLDLDPQRYPSMVENATGYGLETAGLAPFNAIYLGSGADPLDPRVSPIKRDDLSGLPPAIIMTGEFDPMRDEGELYARRLQDAGVPTTLHRYEGAGHGFVQHFSWIPEYAATFAEAGAFLRESR, from the coding sequence GTGCCGCTGCATCCCGAGATCGCCCGCTTCGTCGCCACGCTCCCGCACGAGGATCCGGACCCGCTCGATCCGGTAGCCATGCGTGCCGACGAAGAGGCGCACGTGCCGCCGATCCAGGAGCGCCACCCGGTGCGGCACGTCACGGACCTGATCGCGCCCACCCTGGCAGGCGAGGTTCCGGTGCGGATCTACAACGACACGGATGCGGACGTCGGTGGCGTGATCGTTTACTTTCACGGCGGAGCGTTCTTCCTGGGCAGCCTGAACACACACGATCACGTCGCGCGCCAGCTGGCCACGGCGAGTGGGCTGCGGGTGATCTCGGTCGGGTACCGGCTGGCTCCCGAGCACGCGTTCCCGGCGGCGCTGGATGACAGCGTCGGCGTCGTGGAGTGGATCATCGAGCAGGGCGCCGCGGTGGGCTGGGACGGCGGAACGCTTGCGGTCGTCGGCGACAGCGCCGGAGGCACCATCGCGACGGTGGTGGCCGCGCTGCTGCACGACCGGGGCGTGGACGCCATCACACATCAGGTGCTGTTCTACCCGTCGCTCGACCTCGACCTCGACCCGCAGCGCTACCCGTCCATGGTCGAGAACGCGACCGGCTACGGGCTGGAGACCGCCGGGCTCGCGCCGTTCAATGCGATCTACCTGGGCAGCGGGGCCGACCCGCTCGACCCGCGCGTCTCGCCGATCAAGCGCGACGATCTGTCCGGTCTGCCGCCGGCGATCATCATGACCGGCGAGTTCGACCCCATGCGCGACGAGGGCGAGCTGTACGCCCGCCGGCTGCAGGATGCCGGCGTCCCCACGACGCTGCACCGCTACGAGGGTGCCGGCCACGGGTTCGTGCAGCATTTCTCCTGGATCCCCGAGTATGCCGCCACCTTCGCCGAAGCCGGCGCCTTTCTGCGGGAGTCACGATGA
- a CDS encoding MBL fold metallo-hydrolase — MTDIHPLVAPWGRFGLRSFYIDAPQPAIIDTGVTESPEGMRAGLEAIGRRIEDVRWILLTHGHIDHVGGAFGLWERTGRKAEVVIHRADVPFLRSREAHVAEWRAGRGRWLTDPEGEAKEEALLRAAIGGEMEPTTVLDGGEVLDLGAGVRVATHSIPGHTPGAIAYVVEDSGDVFVGDAVQSYGAASGFPGYEDPDRYRTSLELLRDRVRPERLYLGHPYRRADGSPFPEVLDAADALEAIQGSIDNEARIRAVALAHLAEGLHETASPYSPFQSVADELGYTGDPTLEPAPFFTTMNAYVEHFGAAADQGARS, encoded by the coding sequence ATGACCGACATCCATCCGCTCGTCGCTCCGTGGGGCCGGTTCGGCCTGCGCAGCTTCTACATCGACGCGCCGCAGCCCGCCATCATCGACACCGGCGTCACCGAGTCGCCGGAGGGAATGCGGGCCGGTCTGGAGGCGATCGGACGTCGCATCGAAGATGTGCGCTGGATTCTGCTGACCCATGGACACATCGACCACGTCGGCGGCGCCTTCGGGCTCTGGGAGCGGACCGGACGCAAGGCCGAGGTCGTCATCCATCGTGCCGATGTGCCTTTCCTGCGCTCTCGGGAGGCCCACGTCGCCGAGTGGCGCGCCGGACGCGGGCGCTGGCTGACCGATCCAGAGGGCGAAGCGAAAGAAGAGGCGCTGCTGCGTGCGGCCATCGGAGGCGAGATGGAGCCGACGACAGTGCTTGACGGCGGTGAGGTGCTCGATCTCGGTGCGGGAGTGCGGGTGGCGACCCACTCGATTCCCGGCCACACGCCCGGCGCGATCGCGTACGTCGTGGAGGACAGTGGCGACGTGTTCGTCGGGGATGCCGTGCAGTCGTACGGCGCAGCCAGCGGATTCCCCGGCTACGAAGACCCCGACCGTTATCGCACCAGCCTGGAGCTCTTGCGCGACCGGGTGCGCCCCGAGCGTCTCTACCTCGGGCATCCGTATCGTCGCGCCGACGGATCGCCGTTCCCCGAGGTGCTCGACGCCGCCGACGCCCTCGAGGCGATCCAGGGCAGCATCGACAACGAGGCCCGCATCCGAGCCGTCGCCCTGGCCCACCTGGCCGAAGGCCTGCATGAGACGGCGTCACCGTATTCACCGTTCCAGTCGGTCGCCGATGAGCTGGGCTACACAGGGGATCCGACCCTCGAACCCGCACCTTTCTTCACGACCATGAACGCGTATGTCGAGCACTTCGGTGCCGCCGCCGACCAAGGAGCCCGCTCATGA
- a CDS encoding CocE/NonD family hydrolase: MTDIRTVTTGAQTISVRKDLEIPMRDGVTLVADVYHAPDEKPRPALVALSPYGKELQALALTMPPQQRPSPMWDGCIEAGDIARVVGEGYAHVIGDLRGSGGSGGEHIGNYNAGGVSLGQDAYDVIEWVAAQPWCDGNVGMIGISYYGSMQVLAAAERPPHLKAIFVSGGHYDFYETTYHGGVMWFMPRAAREGRGGDSGWAFTDRIKSRMLQNLPAAEVEARVAERLADPDVQAWPNLVHTLHYPVHHEAWFDIITNDLDGEWYEERNPITVAPNIDVPVWLQIDQGRGWTMDGTIELFQSLRSAHKRLSIGSYPPMQSRPWIEEHDKMFRWYDKWLKGIDNGVDAEPAVEVFVEGSRQVVTAAQWPPKPVEYRELYLRPRRKLSFEPEVFGPEAAAPDGFFQAPLTVTDKVEILSWATEVFTEPVELIGTGAFHLFAAIDQDDTNFILRLWDAAPNGTRQLLTTAYLKASQRELDLERSKPGEPVHPHTRKVPVTPGEIEEYVLRVYPFAATILPGHRVVAELSCDEPLTDEHNSLLPPDAFHLPVGRPVTHTIYRDAQHPSRLVLPFTV; this comes from the coding sequence ATGACCGATATCCGTACCGTCACCACCGGTGCCCAGACCATCAGCGTGCGCAAGGATCTGGAGATTCCGATGCGCGACGGAGTGACCCTCGTCGCCGACGTGTACCACGCACCCGATGAGAAGCCCCGGCCGGCGCTTGTCGCACTGAGCCCCTACGGCAAAGAGCTGCAGGCGCTCGCGCTGACGATGCCGCCGCAGCAGCGGCCGAGCCCGATGTGGGACGGCTGCATCGAGGCCGGTGACATCGCGCGGGTGGTCGGCGAAGGCTACGCGCATGTGATCGGCGACCTGCGCGGGTCGGGCGGATCGGGCGGCGAACACATCGGCAACTACAACGCCGGCGGAGTCTCGCTCGGACAAGACGCCTACGACGTCATCGAATGGGTCGCCGCCCAGCCGTGGTGCGACGGCAACGTCGGAATGATCGGCATCTCGTACTACGGGTCGATGCAGGTGCTCGCCGCCGCGGAGCGCCCGCCGCACCTGAAGGCGATCTTCGTCTCGGGCGGCCACTACGACTTCTACGAGACCACCTACCACGGCGGGGTGATGTGGTTCATGCCCCGCGCGGCACGCGAGGGCCGCGGCGGCGATTCGGGGTGGGCATTCACCGACCGGATCAAGAGCCGGATGCTGCAGAACCTGCCGGCCGCAGAAGTCGAGGCCCGGGTCGCCGAGCGACTGGCCGACCCCGACGTGCAGGCCTGGCCGAACCTCGTGCACACCCTGCACTATCCCGTGCATCACGAGGCGTGGTTCGACATCATCACGAACGATCTCGACGGCGAGTGGTACGAGGAGCGCAACCCGATCACCGTGGCGCCGAACATCGATGTTCCGGTATGGCTGCAGATCGACCAGGGACGCGGCTGGACGATGGACGGCACCATCGAACTGTTCCAATCACTGCGCTCGGCGCACAAGCGACTGTCCATCGGGTCATACCCGCCCATGCAGTCGCGGCCCTGGATCGAAGAGCACGACAAGATGTTCCGCTGGTACGACAAGTGGCTCAAGGGCATCGACAACGGCGTGGACGCCGAGCCCGCCGTCGAGGTGTTCGTCGAGGGATCGCGTCAGGTGGTCACCGCGGCGCAGTGGCCGCCCAAGCCGGTCGAATACCGGGAGCTGTACCTGCGGCCGCGGCGCAAACTGTCGTTCGAGCCCGAGGTCTTCGGGCCCGAGGCAGCCGCGCCCGACGGCTTCTTCCAGGCGCCGCTGACGGTGACCGACAAGGTCGAGATCCTCTCCTGGGCGACCGAGGTGTTCACCGAGCCCGTCGAGCTGATCGGGACCGGCGCCTTCCACCTGTTCGCGGCGATCGACCAGGACGACACGAACTTCATCCTGCGACTGTGGGATGCCGCTCCGAACGGCACGCGGCAGCTGCTGACGACGGCGTACTTGAAGGCGTCGCAGCGCGAGCTCGATCTCGAGCGGTCGAAGCCGGGGGAGCCGGTCCACCCGCATACGCGCAAGGTGCCGGTGACCCCGGGCGAGATCGAGGAGTATGTGCTGCGGGTCTACCCGTTCGCTGCCACGATCCTGCCCGGTCACCGCGTGGTCGCCGAGCTGTCGTGCGACGAGCCGCTGACCGACGAGCACAACTCGCTGCTGCCGCCCGACGCCTTCCACCTGCCGGTGGGCCGCCCGGTCACGCACACGATCTACCGCGACGCGCAGCATCCCTCCCGACTCGTTCTTCCCTTCACCGTGTGA
- a CDS encoding carbohydrate kinase family protein, translating into MSVFIAGPASWNRIVLLDRLPEPVPHMQFALDERETIGGTSAGKALGLAGFGRDPVLYALLGGDVEGRRVADALRTAGVTLIAGLAPATERHLNLMTAAGERVSLYLSAPGEADDESCAATAASLTDALQAAEAIVLDLSPEARRLIPRARATGRPIWTDVHDYDGIATFQRPFIAAADAVFMNADGIGDPIRFLHAVIDQGASLAVCTLGADGAVGVDAAGREHRVPAAPVEVVDTNGAGDAFMAGVLDATLAGADLPEALAAGARHAASVLSTPHLHPRLNDVLD; encoded by the coding sequence GTGAGCGTCTTCATCGCCGGCCCCGCGTCGTGGAATCGCATCGTCCTGCTGGATCGGCTGCCTGAGCCCGTGCCGCACATGCAGTTCGCACTCGACGAGCGCGAGACGATCGGCGGCACCTCAGCGGGCAAGGCGCTGGGCCTGGCCGGCTTCGGCCGCGATCCGGTGCTGTATGCGCTGCTGGGCGGCGACGTCGAGGGCCGCCGGGTCGCCGATGCGCTTCGCACGGCCGGCGTCACGCTCATCGCCGGGCTGGCGCCGGCCACCGAGCGGCACCTCAATCTCATGACTGCGGCGGGGGAGCGGGTGTCGCTGTATCTGTCGGCTCCTGGCGAGGCCGACGACGAGTCATGTGCCGCAACTGCGGCATCCCTCACCGACGCCCTGCAGGCAGCCGAGGCCATTGTGCTCGACCTCTCGCCCGAAGCGCGGCGCCTCATCCCGCGAGCGCGGGCGACGGGCCGCCCTATCTGGACCGACGTGCACGACTACGACGGCATCGCCACCTTCCAGCGTCCCTTCATCGCGGCCGCCGACGCGGTGTTCATGAACGCCGACGGCATCGGCGACCCGATCCGATTCCTGCACGCGGTGATCGACCAGGGAGCCTCGCTCGCCGTCTGTACGCTCGGCGCCGATGGGGCGGTGGGGGTGGATGCCGCGGGCCGGGAACATCGCGTGCCGGCGGCACCGGTCGAGGTGGTCGACACCAACGGTGCCGGCGACGCGTTCATGGCCGGTGTCCTCGATGCCACCCTCGCCGGTGCCGACCTGCCCGAAGCCCTCGCTGCGGGTGCCCGGCATGCGGCATCCGTTCTGTCCACCCCCCACCTGCACCCGCGGCTGAACGACGTGCTGGACTGA
- the purL gene encoding phosphoribosylformylglycinamidine synthase subunit PurL: protein MPTPTSVPVADTVENAVATPDKEQPYAALGLKPDEYEQIKQILGRRPTSGELAMYSVMWSEHCSYKSSKIYLKRFGQKVTPEMKKNLMVGMGQNAGVVDIGQGWAVTFKVESHNHPSYVEPFQGAATGVGGIVRDIISMGARPVAVMDQLRFGAIDHPDTARVVHGVTAGISFYGNCLGLPNIGGETVFDPVYQGNPLVNALAVGVLRHEDLKLANASGTGNKVVLFGARTGGDGIGGASILASDTFADGGPTKRPAVQVGDPFAEKVLIECCLELYKGELVEAIQDLGAAGISCATSELAANGGSGMRVDLENVLLRDPTLTPEEILMSESQERMMAIVTPDKLDAFLEVTDKWDVETSVLGEVTGDGRLKIFWHGEQIVDVDPSTVAVDGPVYERPVAYPSWIDALQQDPAAALARTDDPATLRDQFVRLVSGPNQADTSWITNQYDYYVMGNTALSFPDDAGMIRVDENSGLGFAIATDANGRYCQLDPYQGAKLALAEAYRNVAVTGAVPAAVTDCLNFGSPENPEVMWQFSQAVDGLADGCLELGIPVTGGNVSFYNQTGDTPIHPTPVVGVMGIIDDVAHRVPSGWQDEGENIYLLGVTATELSGSAWAATVHGHLGGRPPAVDLGAEQRLAELLRAANEENLISSAHDLSEGGLAQSLTDGVLRFGMGARVWLDEIIDRDGVDAASALFSESTGRVIVTVPREEDVKFRGLCEGRGYPVLRIGVTDQAGHEAALEVQGLFTVPVTELRATTAATLPAAFGPTVTE, encoded by the coding sequence ATGCCCACCCCCACCTCTGTCCCCGTGGCAGACACCGTTGAGAATGCCGTCGCGACGCCCGACAAGGAGCAGCCTTACGCCGCCCTGGGGCTCAAGCCCGACGAGTACGAGCAGATCAAGCAGATCCTGGGCCGGCGCCCCACCAGCGGCGAGCTGGCGATGTACTCCGTCATGTGGAGCGAGCACTGCTCGTACAAGAGCTCCAAGATCTACCTCAAGCGGTTCGGCCAGAAGGTCACGCCCGAGATGAAGAAGAACCTCATGGTGGGCATGGGGCAGAACGCCGGCGTCGTCGACATCGGCCAGGGCTGGGCGGTCACCTTCAAGGTCGAGAGCCACAACCACCCCAGCTACGTCGAACCCTTCCAGGGCGCGGCCACGGGCGTGGGCGGCATCGTGCGCGACATCATCTCGATGGGTGCGCGCCCGGTCGCGGTCATGGACCAGCTGCGATTCGGCGCCATCGACCACCCCGACACGGCCCGCGTCGTGCATGGCGTGACCGCCGGCATCTCGTTCTACGGCAACTGCCTGGGCCTACCCAACATCGGCGGCGAGACCGTGTTCGACCCGGTGTACCAGGGCAACCCGCTCGTGAACGCGCTCGCGGTGGGCGTGCTGCGCCACGAAGACCTCAAGCTGGCCAACGCGTCGGGCACCGGCAACAAGGTCGTGCTGTTCGGCGCCCGCACCGGCGGTGACGGCATCGGCGGAGCATCCATTCTCGCCTCCGACACCTTCGCCGACGGCGGCCCGACCAAGCGCCCAGCCGTGCAGGTGGGCGACCCGTTCGCCGAGAAGGTGCTCATCGAGTGCTGCCTCGAGCTGTACAAGGGCGAGCTGGTCGAGGCGATCCAAGACCTCGGTGCCGCCGGCATCTCGTGCGCGACCAGCGAGCTGGCCGCCAATGGCGGCTCGGGCATGCGCGTGGATCTTGAGAACGTGCTGCTGCGCGACCCCACGCTCACGCCCGAAGAGATCCTGATGAGCGAGAGCCAAGAGCGCATGATGGCGATCGTCACGCCCGACAAGCTCGACGCTTTTCTCGAGGTGACCGACAAGTGGGATGTCGAAACCAGCGTTCTGGGCGAAGTCACCGGTGACGGGCGGCTGAAGATCTTCTGGCACGGCGAGCAGATCGTCGATGTCGATCCCTCCACCGTCGCCGTCGACGGCCCGGTGTATGAGCGGCCGGTCGCGTACCCGAGTTGGATCGACGCTCTGCAGCAAGACCCGGCCGCCGCCCTTGCGCGCACAGACGACCCCGCCACGCTGCGCGACCAGTTCGTGCGCCTGGTCTCCGGCCCCAACCAGGCCGACACGTCGTGGATCACCAACCAGTACGACTACTACGTGATGGGCAACACGGCGCTGTCGTTCCCCGATGACGCCGGCATGATCCGCGTCGACGAGAACTCGGGGCTGGGCTTCGCCATCGCCACCGACGCGAACGGACGCTACTGCCAGCTCGACCCCTACCAGGGCGCCAAGCTGGCCCTGGCCGAGGCGTACCGCAACGTCGCCGTGACCGGTGCGGTGCCGGCCGCCGTCACCGACTGCCTGAACTTCGGCAGCCCCGAGAACCCCGAGGTCATGTGGCAGTTCTCGCAGGCCGTCGATGGGCTGGCCGACGGATGCCTCGAACTGGGCATTCCCGTCACCGGAGGCAACGTCAGCTTCTATAACCAGACCGGAGACACCCCGATCCACCCGACTCCGGTGGTGGGCGTGATGGGCATCATCGACGACGTCGCCCACCGCGTGCCCAGCGGCTGGCAAGACGAGGGCGAGAACATCTACCTGCTCGGCGTGACCGCGACAGAGCTCTCGGGTTCAGCGTGGGCCGCGACCGTGCACGGCCATCTCGGCGGGCGCCCGCCGGCCGTCGACCTGGGTGCCGAGCAGCGCCTGGCCGAACTGCTGCGCGCGGCCAACGAAGAGAACCTCATCTCCAGTGCCCACGATCTGAGCGAGGGCGGGCTCGCCCAGAGCCTGACCGACGGCGTGCTGCGGTTCGGCATGGGCGCACGGGTCTGGCTCGATGAGATCATCGACCGCGATGGGGTGGATGCCGCATCCGCCCTCTTCTCGGAATCGACGGGCCGCGTCATCGTGACGGTGCCACGCGAAGAGGACGTCAAGTTCCGCGGACTGTGCGAGGGGCGCGGCTACCCCGTGCTGCGCATCGGCGTCACCGACCAGGCCGGCCACGAGGCCGCCCTCGAGGTGCAGGGCCTGTTCACGGTGCCGGTCACCGAGCTGCGTGCGACCACGGCCGCTACCCTTCCGGCCGCCTTCGGCCCGACCGTGACCGAGTAG
- a CDS encoding S66 family peptidase translates to MPIRYPAPLVRGETVAVTSPSSGVTADERARLDVAVGVIEQRGYRVVIGDCMDGATHASAPAAQRASELNTFLTDPAIRAVIPPWGGMTAIDLLPLLDWQAITAAAPTWFIGFSDISTLLTPITLRTGIATLHGNNLMDTPYLVPDGLLGWLDIVTRDTGSSFTQISPGRFRAEGWDDYVTDPDVSSMTLDAAGSWTRLDGSTGQIDVTGRLIGGCIDTLANAVGTPFCDTATFARDHAPEGLIVYIEAADEDALTICSRLHGMRLAGFFDQASAVLVGRTAAPDAPSMTQHAAVVDALGSLGVPIIGDVECGHVQPYLPVVNGSLGRVRFADGAGSLTQTLR, encoded by the coding sequence ATGCCCATCCGCTACCCAGCGCCGCTCGTCCGCGGCGAAACCGTCGCTGTCACCTCGCCCTCCAGCGGCGTCACCGCCGACGAGCGGGCGCGGCTCGACGTCGCTGTCGGCGTGATCGAACAGCGCGGCTACCGGGTCGTGATCGGCGACTGCATGGACGGCGCCACCCATGCCAGCGCGCCGGCCGCCCAGCGCGCAAGCGAACTCAACACGTTCCTCACCGATCCGGCGATCAGAGCGGTGATTCCGCCGTGGGGCGGCATGACCGCGATCGACCTGCTGCCGCTTCTCGACTGGCAAGCCATCACCGCCGCCGCGCCGACCTGGTTCATCGGGTTCTCCGACATCTCGACGCTTCTCACGCCGATCACGCTGCGAACCGGCATCGCCACGCTGCACGGCAACAACCTCATGGACACCCCGTACCTCGTTCCCGACGGTCTTCTGGGCTGGCTCGACATCGTGACGCGCGACACGGGGAGTTCGTTCACCCAGATCTCGCCAGGGCGATTTCGGGCCGAGGGGTGGGATGACTATGTGACGGACCCCGACGTGTCGTCGATGACCCTGGATGCCGCGGGCAGCTGGACCCGCCTCGACGGCAGCACCGGCCAGATCGACGTGACAGGACGGCTGATCGGCGGTTGCATCGACACGCTCGCCAACGCCGTGGGAACCCCGTTCTGCGACACGGCGACGTTCGCCCGCGACCACGCGCCCGAAGGGCTCATCGTCTACATCGAGGCCGCCGACGAGGACGCCCTGACCATCTGTTCCCGCCTGCACGGCATGCGCCTGGCCGGATTCTTCGACCAGGCCAGCGCCGTGCTCGTCGGCAGGACCGCTGCCCCGGATGCGCCGTCGATGACTCAGCACGCGGCGGTCGTCGATGCGCTCGGCTCACTGGGCGTGCCCATCATCGGCGACGTCGAGTGCGGTCATGTGCAGCCGTACCTGCCGGTCGTCAACGGGTCCCTGGGCCGAGTGCGCTTCGCGGACGGCGCCGGCTCGCTCACGCAGACGCTGCGCTGA
- a CDS encoding DUF1819 family protein, translated as MSNNPVASSRYALSFTTGGLLEREAAVLAPVYTEHRDWAKVRDVAVNGNLLQARTHSTGVRRVRETVNRMSVLSDPEIELFAEVTASERGHLMWVAACRRYDFIGDFAEEVLRERFLTLASTVSYEEYDSFYRAKSMWHDELDTVSVATYKKLRQVLFKMMVEAGLLTAEGAIEPTLVSARVAECLAERTPSDIRFFPTRVI; from the coding sequence GTGAGCAACAACCCGGTCGCATCGTCGCGCTATGCCCTGTCGTTCACGACCGGAGGCCTCCTGGAACGTGAGGCGGCGGTGTTGGCACCCGTATACACGGAACATCGCGACTGGGCGAAGGTGCGTGACGTCGCTGTCAACGGGAACCTTCTTCAGGCGCGAACACACAGTACGGGTGTGCGTCGTGTGCGAGAAACAGTCAACCGGATGTCGGTGCTGTCCGACCCTGAGATTGAACTCTTCGCCGAGGTCACCGCCTCCGAGCGCGGTCACCTCATGTGGGTTGCCGCGTGCCGTCGCTACGATTTCATCGGGGACTTCGCCGAGGAAGTCCTCCGCGAGCGCTTCCTCACCCTGGCCAGCACGGTCTCCTACGAGGAATACGACTCGTTCTATCGGGCCAAGAGCATGTGGCATGACGAACTCGACACTGTCTCGGTGGCCACCTACAAGAAGCTGAGGCAGGTGCTCTTCAAGATGATGGTCGAGGCCGGGCTGCTGACTGCCGAGGGCGCAATCGAACCCACGCTGGTCTCCGCGCGGGTTGCCGAGTGCCTTGCCGAGCGCACGCCGAGTGACATCCGCTTCTTTCCGACGAGGGTGATCTGA